CTCGTGCTAACGGGCTCCATGACTGAATTTGGACATTATTTTCCTCATGCCATTTTCTTAGTTCAGCCTGATTAAAAAACGGATGTAGTTCGATTTGATTAATGCTTGGCTTCACTCCTGTTTCTGTTTCGAGACGTTCAATATGTTCTGGTAAAAAGTTACAAACACCAATTGAACGAATTAACCCTTGTTTTTTGGCATCTATTAATGCCTGCCACGCCTCTACATATAGATTTTGCTTTGGATTTGGCCAATGTATTAAATATAAATCATAATAATCAAGATTGGCACGGTATAACGACTCTTCAATCGTCGTAATAGCTTTTTCATATTCCTGATAGCGTCCCGGAAGCTTGGACGTAATTCGTAATTCTTCTCGTGAAACTGAACTGCGTCTAACAGCTTCACCGACAGTTCCTTCGTTTTCATAATTATAAGCAGAGTCAATCAGTCGATAGCCAAGGTCATCTATCGCATTTTGTATAGACTTTATACCTTGATTGCCTTTAAGTTTATATGTTCCTAACCCGATTACCGGAAGGCTACTACCATCATTAAGGGTTATATTCGGAATTGAAACCATACCTAATCACTCCTATTCATTAATAGTTTTAGGTTACCATATTTTTCAATAAGACTCATAGTATTTGAATTCGTTCTAGTAATTAAAAAACCTTATCCAGCCTTTGGACAAGGTTCTCTACTATATGATTCTATTTATTCAGCAAGCTCTTTTTCCTGCAACAACACCTGTTTTAATAATTTCTTTACAACAGTTGCTGCTTTTACTTTTAAATACAAATCTTCTGATGTATGTATCTGATAGTCTCCAGCGATGATGCACTTCTGTAAGTCTCCAACCGTATTGCACTCCATCTTGAGTTCATTATAAACACTGCCGTATTGAAAATATTGATGTGTATCACTTCCACCTACCACCGGCAACCCTATCTCTTTAGCAAAAGAATTCAGCTTAGAGATATATGCTTCCACTCCTTGTGCATAAAGATCTTTTCCATTAAGATCAAAAGCATCTAATCGGTGGAGCTGTTCTTTACTTAGATGATATAAAGGTGTGCTTTCTCGGAAAGCATGGGCACCAATTTTTAATACGGGATAACGATCTGCCAAATCCATAAGCTGATCAAATGGAATAAAGTGCTCTTCTATTAGATGACTTTCTAAATGACTTCTAATTTCAATTACATCTTCACGATCACCGATCAGCAAGATGTGACCAGTTTCTTTAATATCTACTTCAATGCCCGGAAAAAGCTTGAATCCCTCCACATCATAATAACCTTGTTGATAGGAATAGTGTTGATCTAGATAATCATAAATATCATAAAAACGAGTTGTATTAAAATGCTCTGTCATAGCAACTGCATTTAACCCAATAGCTTTCGCTTCCTTCATCATTTCTCTAAAATAATCCGGCATAAACATTGATTTTTTTGAAATTTTAACATGACTATGAAAATCGATTTTCATGTTATCCTCCTTTATTTGAATAGACTACCTACCATAAACAAACTCACGATATACAAGAATGAGAATGCAAGAAAGCTATAATCTAACACCCCAATCTTTAAATGTGCCAACTTTAACTTTTTTACCTCTGGACGATTAAATGCATAAAAGCTTCCCTTTGTTTCAAGTGCCTCTACGGTTGTTCTTGCTCTTTTTGATGTGCTTAACAATAATGGATAAAACGACAATACCGCGATTTTTGCGAAATAAACAATGTAACGCCAATAAAGGAATCCATGTTTTTCCGGTGCTTTTCCTCGTAGGCGAAATGATAGAAACACATGATGATATTCTTCAAGTAAACTTGGCAGCATTCGGTAACCATAGGCAATGCTAAACGAAACTTGACCAGGCACTCCAATTTTTAGTAAGCCATTACTTAATTTTTCCGGATCCATTGAGCAGAAAACAGTAATACTTGCTAAGGAAATAACCGATAGCTTTAAAGTCAAAATGACTAATGGGAGAATCACATGACTATCTCCACCAAAAAACAAAGAAGCAATTAATAAATATCCCCCTTGTCCTAATAGCCCTAAGCAAAGAATAAAGATAACCAAGGGTGTTACTTTTGACATAATCGTGGTAATGACCATAAAAATAAACAGGCCTGCCAAAATCACTTTATTATGAACAAACCAGGGAGCGATTCCAAAAAACAGATACCAAATAAAGAGAGTTCTAGGATCCAGCTTAGCTAAAAACGTATCATTATTTGCGTAAGCTGTATTTAGCATTTCAATCTTTATCTGTTCAACTGAGAGTTTTTCAGATAATTTCCGAGCATATTCCATGTACAAGCTCCCTCCTATCAAAAGCTTGAATAAAATCATTCACTGTATACGCAAGTGGTGATAGATTCAACCTTCTACTTAACTCTACGATCTGCGGAGGAACAAGTCCCGCTTGCTTAAGTAATTCACTATTAGAAAAAACAGATTCTCGGGTTCCATCATGAAGAATTTTCCCGTTATTTAGCACGATAATTCTATTTGCACATTCGGCCACTAATTGCATATCATGCGTAGCAATCATTACTGCTCCCACCTGCTCTTTTAGAGAAGATATAAGTTTTGTAATATGTTTCCGAGTAGCAATATCCAAATTAGCCGTTGGTTCATCAAGTAGAATAATCGAAGGTTCCATCGCCACTCCAATCGCTAATGATGCTCTTCTTTGTTGTCCTCCACTCATTAATCGGCTGTCTTTTTCTTGTAAATGTTTTAATTCAAATTGCTCTATCACTTTGTCAACGACTTTGTCATATCCAGGAACTTTCCTAGCTTTTAAGTAAAACTCCACATCTTTTCGAACACTATCCTCAATAAACATTTCCTCAGGATTTTGATAGATATAAGTAACAATGTCTGCGATTTTCTCGGGTGAAAGTTTGCGAGTATTTAACCCCTTAACGGAAACATCTCCTTGCTCCGGCTTTACAAGTCCAGTGATCAACCTCATTAAGGAAGATTTGCCAGCCCCGTTATTACCAACTAACGCAACAATATCTCCATGAGAGATTTCTAAGTCAAGATTAGTTAACACTGTCTTTTGTGTTCGATTGACCATCTTATATGAAAAACTTACATTTTTAAATTCTATCAGCTTACTTTCGTTGTTTTTCTTTTGCAAAGATCGCTCTAAACTTAAATCTGATTTCTGTGGGACAGGAAAAAATTGAATAGCCTCTTCTATTGTGACAGGTAATTTTCTTTGCTCTGACTGAGCTAATTGATAAGCTGCCTGTGTGACCTGTGGCGGATAAATTTGACTCTCCATCAATAAATTTACATGTTGTAATGCTTCTTTTGTCTGCTTTTTCCAGACCACTTTTCCTGCGTCCATTAATACAACAGAATCACAGTAATCAGCAATAAATTCTGTATGATGTTCAATAACAATAATCGTTTTTCCGTGTTCTTTGTTTAACTTTTTTAAGATTTCATAAACCTCTTTTGCATGAAAAGGATCAAGCTGTGCAACAGGTTCATCAATGATTAAGATGCTTTGATCTAGGGACAGTGCACCAGCTAATGCTAAAAGATGCTTTTGCCCCCCACTTAACTGCCAAATATATTCCTTTTCAAATGGACTTAAACCTACTAAATGAAGAGCACGCCTACCTCTTTCTTTATAATCGGGATAGCCAAAATTAAGCGGCGCAAAGCAAGCTTCCTCCAATACACGTGGGCAAACTAGCTGATTTTCAAAATCCTGATAAACATATCCCACATCATGTGATAAATCAGCCACTTTATATTCGGTCGTAAGCAGCCCATTCACGAACACCTTGCCCTCAAAATCACCTACATAATAATGTGGAATTAAGCCATTTAACAATTTACACAGTGTTGATTTCCCACTACCATTACTTCCAATAATCGCGGTAAATTCTCCGCTATTAATAGATAAAGAAACACCCTTTAAAACTGGATGTTCCCCACCTGGGTATTGAAAGGTAACAGAATCAAGCATAATTTGATTTTTTATCATGAAGGAATCCTCTCACTTTGATCCTCATTTGAACGTTTGTTTTTATTTTTACTTCTCATGACAATAATTGTTATTGCTGCTACAATCGCGGCAACAGCTATACTTACCCAGTTAAACCAATCACCAAAAGTTCCGATAAAATCAGCTTCCCATTCCACGTTAAAGCCTGCTTCTGAAAGATATTCAAAAAGAAAGGCTGAGCATGCCAGGAGGATGGAGATCGCAATCAATCTAGGTCCAATGAGTTCTTTCATAGAATATTTCGTTTTATTGTTTCTTGGTTTCATTCCTAATAGAGGCTCAATTTTCCCATATAATCTAGGCACTAAATATAAGGTCGGTAATAAGGCAAATAAAATGCCAGAGAAAAGCACATCATTTAAAAACGAAAACCCTTCGATAACAACAACACTTTCTGCTAAGCCAGGTACTGTTTCCAATTCTTCAATCCCAATCCAAACCTTGGCAATATCAACCGTACAGCTAATGGCCTGATGGATAATCACACCGAGTATCGCTGCAGTACCAACCTGCAGTTTATTTTTCGGGTCATTTACTAATGTACCAGCAATAAACATAGCTAGAGAGAAGCCAATGAATTTTTCCAATTCACCAAACCCTCCAAACTGCCCTAGCATAATTTCCCCAAAAATAACTTCACCCAACGATGCTCCTATCGCGGCATATAAAGGATGAAACAAAATACATAAAGTTAAAGGAATAAATGCAAAATACTCAATTGAAAATTCTACCGGTCCAACATTTACAGAAGGGACAAGCTCCGTAATCATATTGGAAAGACCATATAGCGACATAGACAAAATAAAGACCATCATTTTTTGTGACTGTGTTAATACATATCTTTCTTTCATCTGACTCATTTTTCCTACCTCCTTCTATTTGATTACCTTTATCTTAAGGTAGCAACTTTAACCAAATATGGTAGGAATGTAAAAGTGATGTAAAAAAATTAATATTTTCTAACAATTTGTAAAATTTCTTTCATTTAGTACGTTATCATGAAAGATTGTGTTAAGATATCTCCAGCCAATTTTCCATGAAAGGAATAATAATATCTTGATCACTTTTAACTGGGATACAAAAATGATGTCTCCAAGTCAATACAAAATTGCTGATTATATTCAAAAAAATACCCAGCTTGTCCTTTTATCAACTGAACAAGAAATTGCTAATGCCGTAAAAGTTAGTATTGCATCTGTCTCTCGTTTTTGGAGATTAGTAGGGTATAAAAATTTCAAAGATTTTAAAACACAAATGAGCCTTCAACTTGAAGTATCACCTGCAGGAAAGATGAAAAATGTGATGACTAGAGTTGAAGGCCAAGAGCTACAACATCATACTTTAGATCGGGCCGTTACTCATTTATTCAAAACAATGGAGCAATTTACTGATCAGTCTTTTCAGCAAGCTGTTAATACACTCAGAAGAGCTTCAACAATCTATTTACACGCACCAGGTCCTTCTCTAGGACTCGCAGAATTAATGGACTACCGATTATCTCGTTTTGGAATGAATCTACATACGATGAGGAAATATGGAAGTGAAATATTTGAAGATCTGATGCATATAACAAACGAAGATGTTGTCGTGTTATTTGGCTTTATTCGGCTGCTACCCGAAGCAAATGTTATTCTAGATTACAGCAATCAAGTTGGCTACAAAACAATTATTATTACAGATCAGCTCATATCTGAATTTTCCACTAAGGGGGATATTGTCCTTTTTGCTAGTAGAGGAGATTCAAGAGAGTTTCACTCAATGATCGCCCCGATGTTCATTGTTGAAAATCTAATTATATCTCTCGGAATGAAAGATAAAGAAGTTAACTTGTCCCGACTTGAACAGCTTAGTCAACTAAGAAAACGATATTCAGCTGAGTTGCCAAGATAAAGCAAAAAAGCGCACTTATACAAATGCGCTTTTTTCTTTATTTAAATCTATTCTTTCACTCGTTTCCTCCTCATCCATTGTGTTGCCGCCCACTTATCTCCAACAATAACAGGTGCTCCACCATGAAGAGTTAACTCATTCAATGTTTGATTATCATAAAAATATTCAAAATAAACGGCCATTCCTTTTTGAGGAGAAACTGAAAAATTCAGCTTAGGAAAGTATGTTTCCCCGCCTTCTTCTACATCATTTAAGTACATAACAAGTGTGCTAATTCTAGGATTACTGACAGGTCTACTTGCTGAAGCAAAATAATCATAATGTTCCTTATACTCTTGGCCGATTTGGTAGTTCAAAACTTGCAGGCCTTCACCATGCTCATAAGGAATGTTCATAATTTGAGCGATTCTTTTTTCAATTCTTGTAACAAGCTCATATTCTCCATCCTGAAAGAACATACTGCTACTTGTTCTTAGTTCATCTAATTCACGTGAATTTCCAATCTTTGAACGACGCATTCTATCTTTGGATAACCTAATTAGTTCATCACATTCTTCATCGCTTAAAACATTTCCTAAAACGGCGATTAGGGGTTCCTCTAATCGTGCAATGATCTTAATTTCCCGATCATCGGTCATAATTTTATTACCAATGTGATTAAAAATAGATTGTTCTTTAATCGTTAATTCATTAGCATCCATTGTCAACTTTCATCAACCTCTTATTATTTAATTTTTAAAAATTAGATTATGTTGTTAGAACACGCATTATATTGAAATCACCAGATGAACTTAAACCTTTTCATTCAAGGAGAATGTTAAGATTGAATTAATTTTACACCTAGCATTTCAGCTTTTCTACTACTTTATTATACATTTTCAAAATGTTTTTCTTTACTAGTTTTAGGCGTTTTATTTTGAATCATGAAAGATAATTCCTAGTCCAAAACGCTCTCCAGATGTTATTGTACTTACTCCGTGCCGAACTTTGTTTTTATAATATCCTTTCTTACCAAGAGCAGGTCTTTCATTTGTTGGAAAAATTAATGCACTACCTTGATCAAGTGTAATAACATGGCCTCTGCTCTGAGCACGTGGAATTTGTTCAACTAATAAAGATTCACCTCCTGTATAATGTTCATCTCGTTGATTTAAGATGAAGACCACTTGAAACGGAAAGAAAACATCTCCATATAAATCCTGATGTAAGCAGTTAAATCCCCCTTCTTCATATTTTAAGATTAAAGGAGTTGGCCTCATTTGCTCATGTTCCTCACATCTTTTAATAAACTCCTGCAGTTCTGCTGGATATTGTTCTGGTTTCTTTAAGTATCCTAACCATCGATTCGCTGTCTTTGCTAGCTCAGGATAAAAAGATTCTCTTAAACTTTGGATCATATCAGGCAATGGATAGGTAAAATATTTATACTCACCACTCCCAAAGCGATATCTTTGCATATTAATAGTTGTCCTATATAATTCTTCCTCATGATAAATTTGAATGAGCTGCTCACATTCTTCTTTTGTTAATAGTTGTGGAACTTTAGCAAAGCCTTGGTTATCTAATACTTGTTGAATTGACTGCCAATTTAATTGTTCAACTCGTGATTTTATGTCATGAAGCATATTAGACCTCCTTGCACTCTTTACATATAATGGTATTTTTAACTAAATTTGATTCTTTTATGTTTAATTATTGGTAGGAAGGCAAATATCTCATTTTTCTGACTCAATTCGGCCAGTATTGAGACTCACTTTGACTGCTCTCTCTTTTTTCTGTCCCAATTCTGCTACTATCGAGAAACACTTTGACTTGCTCACTCGTTTTTTGTCCCGATTCTGCTACTATCGAGACACAACTTTGTTGCTCACTCTTTTTTCTGTCCCGATTCTGCCACTATCGAGACACAACTTGACTGCTCTCTCTTTTTTCTGTCCCGATTCTGCCACTATCGAGACACAACTTGACTGCTCTCTCTTTTTTCTGTCCCGATTCTCCCACTATTGAGACTCACTTTGACTGCTCTCTCTTTTTTCTGTCCCGATTCTGCCACTATCGAGACACAACTTGACTGCTCTCTCTTTTTTCTGTCCCGATTCTCCCACTATCGAGACACAACTTGACTGCTCTCTCTTTTTTCTGTCCCGATTCTCCCACTATCCAGACACATTTTCACTGCTCTCTCTTTTTTCTGTCCCGATTCTGCCACTATCGAGACACAACTTGACTGCTCTCTCTTTTTTCTGTCCCGATTCTCCCACTATCGAGACACAACTTGACTGCTCTCTAGTCAAGTCCAGAATATTGTGTAAATTTAATACAATGTTTTCAACTACTACATTTGGATATGTGTATTATCCCCTACATTTTTTTTTGCGTAAATTCCATGGGCTTTCACTTACATATCCAGGGAAGGCTGTCAAAGGTTCCTCACTTTGACAGTCTTTCCTGGATATGTGATCATTCCATAATGGAAGCTACGAAAAAATTAGCATCTTCTTATAGATTTTGTAGAGTAAACAGATTCTTGGTATTCCATTAAAACAGCTCCTACTAAACGAAAAGCAGATTGTGTGTTTGGGAAGATACGAATAACTCTTTCTCTTCTTCGTACTTCTTGATTTAATCGTTCAAGAGAGTTCGTACTTCGTATATGAGGGCGCATATTCACTGGATGATTCATATATTGAATGGTATCTTCGAACCCTTCATCGAAAATAGTAAGAGCCTTTTCGTACTTTGGATTATTTCCAAATTGAGTCATCAGTTCATTCTTAAAGGTTCTGATATCTTCAACAGTGATTGCCTCAAACACACGCTTGATCATCATACGAATATCAGCTGAATCCTTTTTGGGCAACTTTTCAATAATGTTCCTTTTAAAATGAACATTACACCTTTGCCAGCTAGTACCTAAAAATTCACGTTGTATGGCTTTTTGTAAGCCTTGGTGAGCATCTGATATCACTAGTTTCGGAGACTGAAGTCCTCGTGATTTTAGCTGTTGAAGGAAGCGACTCCAACTCTCGTAATTCTCTGCATGATCAATACTTAGACCAAGTATTTCACGCTGGCCCTTATCTGTAATAGCTGTGGCAATATAAACAGCCTTTGAGACCACCTTATGGTGTTCTCTCACTTTGATATACATGGCATCTACAAAAAGATAGGGATAATATTTGACGTTTAAAGGACGCTTTGCCCAATCATTTACGATTGGATCTAATTTCAAGGTCAATGAAGAAACAAACGATTTTGAGACAGATTTACCACATAGCTGTTCAACTATTTGTGTTACCTTGCGTGTTGAGACCCCATTAATAACCATTTCCAACATGGAGATCACTAAAGCTTGATCACATCTAGCATATTTTTCAAAAACTGTAGTCGAAAACTCACCATCACGAGTTCTCGGCACCTTGAGTTGTATCTTGCCGATACTCATAATTAATTCACGTTCATAGTAGCCGTTGCGATAGTCACGACGGGCTGCAGAGCGTTCATAAGAAGCAGCATGTAGATAATCATCTCTCTCTTTTTCCATAAACTCATTTAAGACCAAAACAATTGCTGATTTAACTACTGCATCAATATCAGAATTTAATACAGAATCTTTTAAAACTTCCAAATCTAGGTTAAACTGTAACTGGGTCATCTTATTCCTCTTTTCATGTTTATCGTAGCTGAAAACATTGTAGCCAAGAGTGAATAAAATGAACCCTTTTTCTTTTTACACAATTATACGGACTTAATCTGCTCTCTCTTTTTTCTGTCCCGATTCTGCCACTATCGAGACACAACTTGACTGCTCTCTCTTTTTTCTGTCCCGATTCTCCCACTATCCAGACACATTTTCACTGCTGTCTCTTTTTTCTGTCCCGATTCTGCCACTATCCAGACACATTTTCACTGCCCGCTCTCTTTTGTGTCCCGATTCTGCCACTATCCAGACACATTTTCACTGCCCGGCCTATTTCCTGTCTCGATTCGCGAACTATCGAGATTCGATTTATCTACTCACTCTTTTTCTGTCCCGATTCTCACCATTACCAATTAAAGATTGGGACTAATCAATCTCACCCTTACTTATAATAAGTGCGTCTCGCATTCCCATGTGCAGTATAGTGTTCCCTCAAGATCCGCATTAAAGTTTTTCTACTAATGTCTGTATTACACCATTCATAGATACTCTCAGTAGTGATTCTTCCCTCTGGAAATAAAATTTCAA
This genomic stretch from Metabacillus sp. B2-18 harbors:
- a CDS encoding 2OG-Fe(II) oxygenase, which gives rise to MDANELTIKEQSIFNHIGNKIMTDDREIKIIARLEEPLIAVLGNVLSDEECDELIRLSKDRMRRSKIGNSRELDELRTSSSMFFQDGEYELVTRIEKRIAQIMNIPYEHGEGLQVLNYQIGQEYKEHYDYFASASRPVSNPRISTLVMYLNDVEEGGETYFPKLNFSVSPQKGMAVYFEYFYDNQTLNELTLHGGAPVIVGDKWAATQWMRRKRVKE
- a CDS encoding cell division protein FtsQ is translated as MSQMKERYVLTQSQKMMVFILSMSLYGLSNMITELVPSVNVGPVEFSIEYFAFIPLTLCILFHPLYAAIGASLGEVIFGEIMLGQFGGFGELEKFIGFSLAMFIAGTLVNDPKNKLQVGTAAILGVIIHQAISCTVDIAKVWIGIEELETVPGLAESVVVIEGFSFLNDVLFSGILFALLPTLYLVPRLYGKIEPLLGMKPRNNKTKYSMKELIGPRLIAISILLACSAFLFEYLSEAGFNVEWEADFIGTFGDWFNWVSIAVAAIVAAITIIVMRSKNKNKRSNEDQSERIPS
- a CDS encoding energy-coupling factor transporter transmembrane component T family protein, with protein sequence MEYARKLSEKLSVEQIKIEMLNTAYANNDTFLAKLDPRTLFIWYLFFGIAPWFVHNKVILAGLFIFMVITTIMSKVTPLVIFILCLGLLGQGGYLLIASLFFGGDSHVILPLVILTLKLSVISLASITVFCSMDPEKLSNGLLKIGVPGQVSFSIAYGYRMLPSLLEEYHHVFLSFRLRGKAPEKHGFLYWRYIVYFAKIAVLSFYPLLLSTSKRARTTVEALETKGSFYAFNRPEVKKLKLAHLKIGVLDYSFLAFSFLYIVSLFMVGSLFK
- a CDS encoding aldo/keto reductase → MVSIPNITLNDGSSLPVIGLGTYKLKGNQGIKSIQNAIDDLGYRLIDSAYNYENEGTVGEAVRRSSVSREELRITSKLPGRYQEYEKAITTIEESLYRANLDYYDLYLIHWPNPKQNLYVEAWQALIDAKKQGLIRSIGVCNFLPEHIERLETETGVKPSINQIELHPFFNQAELRKWHEENNVQIQSWSPLARANDVLQHSRLKEIANNHNKSVSQIILRWHYQLGAVSIPKSASKKRQLENISIFDFSLDESEMNMILELTQPDGRINNQDPAVYEEF
- a CDS encoding IS256 family transposase, whose translation is MTQLQFNLDLEVLKDSVLNSDIDAVVKSAIVLVLNEFMEKERDDYLHAASYERSAARRDYRNGYYERELIMSIGKIQLKVPRTRDGEFSTTVFEKYARCDQALVISMLEMVINGVSTRKVTQIVEQLCGKSVSKSFVSSLTLKLDPIVNDWAKRPLNVKYYPYLFVDAMYIKVREHHKVVSKAVYIATAITDKGQREILGLSIDHAENYESWSRFLQQLKSRGLQSPKLVISDAHQGLQKAIQREFLGTSWQRCNVHFKRNIIEKLPKKDSADIRMMIKRVFEAITVEDIRTFKNELMTQFGNNPKYEKALTIFDEGFEDTIQYMNHPVNMRPHIRSTNSLERLNQEVRRRERVIRIFPNTQSAFRLVGAVLMEYQESVYSTKSIRRC
- a CDS encoding 2OG-Fe(II) oxygenase, which produces MLHDIKSRVEQLNWQSIQQVLDNQGFAKVPQLLTKEECEQLIQIYHEEELYRTTINMQRYRFGSGEYKYFTYPLPDMIQSLRESFYPELAKTANRWLGYLKKPEQYPAELQEFIKRCEEHEQMRPTPLILKYEEGGFNCLHQDLYGDVFFPFQVVFILNQRDEHYTGGESLLVEQIPRAQSRGHVITLDQGSALIFPTNERPALGKKGYYKNKVRHGVSTITSGERFGLGIIFHDSK
- a CDS encoding PHP domain-containing protein, which translates into the protein MKIDFHSHVKISKKSMFMPDYFREMMKEAKAIGLNAVAMTEHFNTTRFYDIYDYLDQHYSYQQGYYDVEGFKLFPGIEVDIKETGHILLIGDREDVIEIRSHLESHLIEEHFIPFDQLMDLADRYPVLKIGAHAFRESTPLYHLSKEQLHRLDAFDLNGKDLYAQGVEAYISKLNSFAKEIGLPVVGGSDTHQYFQYGSVYNELKMECNTVGDLQKCIIAGDYQIHTSEDLYLKVKAATVVKKLLKQVLLQEKELAE
- a CDS encoding ABC transporter ATP-binding protein; this encodes MIKNQIMLDSVTFQYPGGEHPVLKGVSLSINSGEFTAIIGSNGSGKSTLCKLLNGLIPHYYVGDFEGKVFVNGLLTTEYKVADLSHDVGYVYQDFENQLVCPRVLEEACFAPLNFGYPDYKERGRRALHLVGLSPFEKEYIWQLSGGQKHLLALAGALSLDQSILIIDEPVAQLDPFHAKEVYEILKKLNKEHGKTIIVIEHHTEFIADYCDSVVLMDAGKVVWKKQTKEALQHVNLLMESQIYPPQVTQAAYQLAQSEQRKLPVTIEEAIQFFPVPQKSDLSLERSLQKKNNESKLIEFKNVSFSYKMVNRTQKTVLTNLDLEISHGDIVALVGNNGAGKSSLMRLITGLVKPEQGDVSVKGLNTRKLSPEKIADIVTYIYQNPEEMFIEDSVRKDVEFYLKARKVPGYDKVVDKVIEQFELKHLQEKDSRLMSGGQQRRASLAIGVAMEPSIILLDEPTANLDIATRKHITKLISSLKEQVGAVMIATHDMQLVAECANRIIVLNNGKILHDGTRESVFSNSELLKQAGLVPPQIVELSRRLNLSPLAYTVNDFIQAFDRRELVHGICSEII
- a CDS encoding MurR/RpiR family transcriptional regulator, with translation MITFNWDTKMMSPSQYKIADYIQKNTQLVLLSTEQEIANAVKVSIASVSRFWRLVGYKNFKDFKTQMSLQLEVSPAGKMKNVMTRVEGQELQHHTLDRAVTHLFKTMEQFTDQSFQQAVNTLRRASTIYLHAPGPSLGLAELMDYRLSRFGMNLHTMRKYGSEIFEDLMHITNEDVVVLFGFIRLLPEANVILDYSNQVGYKTIIITDQLISEFSTKGDIVLFASRGDSREFHSMIAPMFIVENLIISLGMKDKEVNLSRLEQLSQLRKRYSAELPR